CTGGGGAGACGGGTTGCAAGGCTGGCCCACGGTGCGCGTTCAACTGCGGATCATTATCGACTGACGTGGAGCCCGCGTGGCCTCGCGCGTGGAACGTACTATGTCCGCGTGGTCGCCGGTAATCGGGTGAGGGTAGTGCCCGCAACGTACGCTCCGTGAATACTCACCGAGCCGGCCTCGCCCTTTTCTTACGGGCAAGGTTGATCACGTAGCCTCTCCCGGCCAGCGAAGACGCATGGTCGTCCAGGAAATCAAGCACCACGTCGATACTCATGCACGTCGTGATGCCATATCTCAGACGCTTTCGCTGGCGCAGGATGATCGGGCCGTCATAGGGTCGGCCAAGATCTTCGGGCTGCAGCTCGGCGTCGTCCGGAGGTGTAAGGATGAACTCTGACGACGCCGCCGCAGAGCTCGCCATACCGACCCATTCGAAGTTCGGGGCGCCATCGCGCGTGGCAAGCACGAGCCCGCCACTGAACCCGCGATTGAACGCGGCGTCGGTCAGAAACGCTGTTCGCTGATCCCGAAACGTCTTGCTCACAAGTCCACTTGTTACCATCCGCGCTCCCGCCGGGAATCCGAATACGAACACCTGTGATCCCCACCGGAGATCGGTCACAGTACCCACCGGAAAGTCGACGACACGGACCGTGCCCGGCTCAAGGTCGGCGACGATCTGCCCCACAAGCGCCACGTCCAGTTCGTCGTCCATGGCAAGGATTTCGATGTTGTCGGCTCCCGGAATGTCCGGGATGTACGTGCTCTGACGCAGTTTGACCGCCAGGCTGTGCACGGATCGCTCCTGCCCTTCCGAGTCGTAGAACGTCACGATCGTATCGGCGAATGCGACTACGTGTGCACTTGTCACGAGAGCGATCCGGGACGGCGTTTCGTACACAGCCGTCGCAGTTCCGGACGCCGTCTCGTGGTACATCTCCGAAGACACGGCACGCCGCAGCACGTCCTCCTCCGATATCGTTCGCGGGTCGACATCGTTGCCCGGTGCGAACACGAAGCGCTTGTAATAGGCGACCGAATTCAGAAAATGAATGGCAGCAAACGCACGCTCGAATGCATCGTCCGCACCGACGTTGGACAGCGGCGTGTCATACAGGTTGTCCGCGACGACCCCCCCGGCCGGCACGTACACGGTCCGCGTGCAACCACATAAGATCATGAGCGCCGGTATTACGAAGACGCTCCACCACGGCCTGTTCAAGATTTTACCGGCTCGAAGATATGATTCACTGCACGTTGCTAATCCAGGCTACAGCGGCAAGTTCCTCATCCAGGCCGCTCTCATGGCGATCTGCCCGGGCGTAGCCTCCGGATCGATCGAGAACACATGTCGCTCCACCGTTGGCCTGTTGAACTTCGCACAACTCACGACCTCCTCCTTATCTCCGCGTCGAACCGTGAGTTCGTAGGGAATACCGGCTGCCAGTTCACGCCACTCAGCGGCGAGCTGCCGGATCGTCTTCATGCTGACCTCCCGACCGTCGTAGCTGACGAGTTCGTCGCCGATCGCAAACCCGCACTCGGTCACCTCCGGAGCAACCCCCACAATAACGATCCTGCCTTCCTGCACATTGATTTCTAGTCCGGCACTGGCTTCCGTGGCTCCGGTCTCCCGCTGCAACTCATAGCGGATGCCGAGTTTTCTGTAATAGTCGGCTATTGGAAGCGGATTGGCATTCCGGACGTAGCTTTCGAAGAAGTCGGCGATTTCCGGGTGCGTGAGTTCGGCGAACGTGTCGAAAAATGACTCCTCATCGAACGGCCGATCGGGGCCGTACCGGTTCGAAAGATCGATGAGAACCTCCCGAAGACCTTTGCTTGCACCTGACAACTCCAGCAACCGAATATCCAGCAGTCCGGCAACGACTGCTCCGCGCTGATAGATGTTGCCATATTGCCGCTGACCTTCGCTGGTGTATGACGTCAAGCTGAGCTTGCTCAGGCTGTAGGAGGGATCGAATCGATCGTCGATATTGAGTTTTGTACTGAGCCGATTCAGATAGTTATCCAGATCGATCAACTCCGCTCGGAGTTGCAGCATGTCCGACGCCC
Above is a window of Rhodothermales bacterium DNA encoding:
- a CDS encoding trypsin-like peptidase domain-containing protein; translation: MNRPWWSVFVIPALMILCGCTRTVYVPAGGVVADNLYDTPLSNVGADDAFERAFAAIHFLNSVAYYKRFVFAPGNDVDPRTISEEDVLRRAVSSEMYHETASGTATAVYETPSRIALVTSAHVVAFADTIVTFYDSEGQERSVHSLAVKLRQSTYIPDIPGADNIEILAMDDELDVALVGQIVADLEPGTVRVVDFPVGTVTDLRWGSQVFVFGFPAGARMVTSGLVSKTFRDQRTAFLTDAAFNRGFSGGLVLATRDGAPNFEWVGMASSAAASSEFILTPPDDAELQPEDLGRPYDGPIILRQRKRLRYGITTCMSIDVVLDFLDDHASSLAGRGYVINLARKKRARPAR